From a region of the Janthinobacterium sp. 61 genome:
- a CDS encoding DUF748 domain-containing protein: protein MNTIDNKSVQTKTFRWKRWQRWAVGTGCALAAYSAAGFWLVPYVIKNQLPKFAEKELARQASIDDVRFNPFTLRLEADKIDFKEAASADGKTGAPLLSIGALAVQLEWKSIVRRAWSLAEIRITAPQTHMTITPDGKFNLAEVLATWQRNHPEKTDGGMPRLVIAHFALEQGKVDWQDQKAGYADNFTPINFTLDNISTLPDANGSYSLSADAARGGKLHWRGTASLSPIRGEGELILNDASLPGLAAYLKAYTRAQVTSGKLSARLPYAFSYTDGKLEATVKGAGLALRDLALVRDGKGEAFTSLNTLGIAGVNADLAHQNVTVDKINLYGGKVAVRRDARGEIDVANLMLPGNPAPTSSAAPTPPSKPGRWKVDLKQLALANVDVFAIDETVSPALQLSARQLQLNLQLALQQAQAGNSIIVDGASFGLADLTMQRGAQTPFKLDQLGFTAGKIDLAAHTVHLGVLTASGAQIDLARNRQGEFAISQKLPVFGSGKADANKDAPSAPWSTKVDKVELSKFGARFDDAGTGIKGNLQDARLSLHNVSNDMKQALPFELGVGLREGGLLTANGKFVPGTGAVDAQLNLKQLTLAPVQPLLAQHVKLKLAGGSLSGSGRLTTGGGAPKAPKVRYEGGVDIAGLVLNETDGKRFASWKSVRADKLTASVGPDFVDIPELRVVEPNAQLIIENDRSLNAQRLLVKAPEPATAPSAAAPVATATPAADAAFPVRVRRVRLQNAKLDFADLSLRPQFAAKIYELNGVVTSLSTKRDARSQIELDGRIDEFGLARVRGQLNPFAPTDNTDLNVVFKNVDMVSASPYTMKFAGYKVAEGKISLDLQYKVRNRQLDGTNQIVLDKLTLGERIDSPDALKLPLELALAILKDSDGRIDLGLPVSGDMNDPQFSYGALIWKALGNVLTKIVTAPFRALGNLLGISADKLEAIDFDAGSAVLLPPEREKLKQVAQILAKREQLKLAVPGQYSDTDAAALRAQAVRRAVAAKAGIKLEAGEEPGPLNLGERKIRGALRDLYGERFGKAELDKQKKAAESAAPATAAASSAASAPAAAKIPVFQRLGKLIEGEPQVADTGAFYTGLREQLEAKQPLPADALSKLGTQRSAAILAALQQDGTPAARVSAGPPEKTEAAPGKLVGLKLGLAAQ from the coding sequence GTGAACACAATCGACAACAAAAGCGTGCAGACGAAAACATTTCGCTGGAAACGCTGGCAGCGCTGGGCCGTTGGCACAGGCTGCGCCCTGGCCGCCTACAGTGCGGCCGGCTTCTGGCTGGTGCCCTACGTCATCAAAAACCAGTTACCCAAATTTGCCGAAAAAGAACTCGCGCGCCAGGCCAGCATAGACGACGTACGCTTCAACCCGTTTACCTTGCGCCTGGAAGCGGACAAGATCGATTTCAAGGAAGCGGCCAGCGCGGATGGCAAAACCGGTGCGCCGCTGCTGTCCATTGGTGCGCTGGCCGTGCAACTGGAATGGAAGTCCATCGTGCGCCGCGCCTGGAGCCTGGCAGAAATCCGCATCACGGCACCGCAAACGCATATGACGATCACGCCCGACGGCAAGTTCAACCTGGCCGAAGTGCTGGCCACCTGGCAACGCAATCACCCGGAAAAGACCGACGGCGGCATGCCGCGCCTCGTCATCGCCCACTTTGCGCTGGAGCAAGGCAAAGTGGACTGGCAAGATCAAAAGGCCGGCTATGCGGACAACTTCACGCCGATCAACTTCACGCTCGATAATATCTCCACCCTGCCCGACGCCAACGGCAGCTATAGCCTCAGCGCCGATGCGGCGCGCGGCGGCAAGCTGCACTGGCGCGGCACGGCCTCGCTCAGCCCCATCCGTGGCGAAGGCGAACTGATCCTGAACGACGCCTCCCTGCCCGGCCTGGCCGCGTATTTGAAAGCCTATACGCGCGCGCAAGTGACTAGCGGCAAGCTGTCCGCGCGCCTGCCCTACGCCTTTTCCTATACCGACGGCAAGCTGGAAGCCACGGTCAAAGGCGCTGGCCTGGCCTTGCGCGACCTGGCGCTGGTACGCGACGGCAAGGGAGAAGCATTTACGTCGCTGAACACCTTGGGTATTGCCGGCGTGAACGCCGACCTGGCGCACCAGAACGTCACCGTCGATAAAATCAATCTGTATGGCGGCAAGGTGGCCGTGCGCCGCGATGCCAGGGGCGAAATCGACGTGGCAAATTTGATGCTGCCAGGCAACCCTGCACCGACAAGCTCCGCCGCGCCTACCCCACCATCCAAGCCTGGCAGGTGGAAGGTGGACTTGAAGCAATTGGCGCTGGCCAACGTGGACGTGTTCGCCATTGATGAAACCGTTTCGCCGGCCCTGCAACTGAGCGCCAGGCAGCTGCAGCTGAACCTGCAACTGGCCTTGCAGCAGGCGCAGGCGGGGAACAGCATCATTGTCGATGGCGCCAGTTTCGGCCTGGCCGATCTCACCATGCAGCGCGGTGCACAAACACCGTTCAAGCTGGACCAATTGGGCTTTACGGCAGGCAAGATCGATCTGGCAGCGCATACCGTGCACCTGGGCGTGCTGACGGCCAGTGGCGCGCAGATCGACCTGGCGCGCAACCGCCAGGGGGAATTTGCAATTTCGCAAAAGCTACCGGTCTTTGGCTCCGGCAAAGCCGACGCAAACAAGGACGCACCATCCGCACCATGGTCCACCAAGGTGGACAAGGTGGAACTGAGCAAGTTCGGCGCCCGTTTCGATGATGCGGGCACTGGCATCAAGGGCAACTTGCAGGATGCACGCCTGTCCCTGCACAACGTCAGCAACGACATGAAACAGGCGCTGCCGTTCGAGCTGGGCGTGGGCTTGCGCGAAGGCGGCTTGCTCACGGCCAATGGCAAGTTCGTGCCTGGCACGGGCGCCGTCGATGCGCAGCTGAACCTGAAACAGCTGACCCTGGCGCCAGTGCAACCCTTGCTGGCGCAGCATGTGAAGCTGAAACTGGCGGGCGGCTCGCTCTCCGGCAGCGGCCGCCTGACGACGGGCGGCGGTGCGCCGAAAGCGCCAAAAGTACGCTATGAGGGCGGCGTTGATATCGCCGGCCTGGTGCTCAATGAAACGGATGGCAAGCGTTTTGCGTCGTGGAAGAGCGTGCGCGCCGACAAGCTGACGGCCAGCGTGGGCCCCGATTTTGTCGACATCCCCGAACTGCGCGTGGTGGAACCGAACGCCCAGCTGATCATCGAAAACGACCGCAGCCTCAATGCGCAGCGCCTGCTGGTCAAGGCGCCGGAGCCGGCAACAGCGCCGTCCGCCGCCGCCCCCGTCGCCACCGCCACGCCGGCGGCCGACGCCGCCTTCCCCGTGCGCGTGCGCCGCGTGCGCCTGCAAAACGCCAAGCTGGACTTCGCCGACCTCAGCCTGCGGCCCCAGTTCGCCGCCAAGATCTATGAACTCAATGGCGTCGTCACGAGCCTGTCGACGAAACGCGATGCGCGCAGCCAGATCGAACTGGATGGCCGCATCGACGAATTCGGCCTGGCCCGCGTGCGCGGCCAGCTGAACCCGTTCGCGCCCACCGACAACACGGACTTGAATGTGGTCTTCAAGAACGTCGACATGGTGTCCGCCTCGCCGTACACGATGAAATTCGCCGGCTACAAGGTGGCCGAAGGCAAGATTTCGCTGGATTTGCAATACAAGGTGCGCAACCGCCAGCTCGACGGCACCAACCAGATCGTGCTCGACAAGCTGACCCTGGGCGAGCGCATCGACAGCCCGGACGCCCTGAAACTGCCTTTGGAACTGGCGCTGGCCATCCTCAAGGATAGCGACGGGCGCATCGACCTCGGTTTGCCCGTGTCGGGTGACATGAACGACCCGCAATTCAGCTATGGCGCCCTGATCTGGAAAGCCTTGGGCAATGTGCTGACAAAAATCGTCACGGCGCCGTTCCGCGCGCTGGGCAACTTGCTGGGCATCAGCGCCGACAAGCTCGAAGCCATCGACTTCGACGCGGGCAGCGCCGTGCTGCTGCCGCCCGAACGGGAAAAGCTCAAACAGGTGGCGCAAATCCTGGCCAAACGCGAACAGCTGAAGCTGGCCGTGCCGGGCCAGTACAGCGACACGGATGCGGCTGCCCTGCGCGCCCAAGCCGTGCGCCGCGCCGTCGCCGCCAAGGCCGGCATCAAGCTGGAAGCGGGAGAAGAACCGGGACCGTTGAACCTGGGCGAACGCAAGATACGGGGCGCCCTGCGCGACCTGTACGGCGAACGCTTCGGCAAGGCCGAGCTGGACAAGCAGAAGAAGGCGGCGGAATCGGCCGCGCCGGCGACAGCGGCGGCCTCATCTGCCGCCTCCGCTCCCGCAGCGGCAAAAATCCCCGTCTTCCAACGTTTGGGCAAGCTGATTGAAGGCGAGCCGCAAGTGGCCGATACGGGCGCCTTCTATACCGGCTTGCGCGAACAGCTGGAAGCCAAGCAGCCCTTGCCTGCCGATGCCTTGAGCAAGCTGGGTACCCAGCGCAGCGCAGCCATCCTGGCGGCCCTGCAGCAGGACGGAACGCCAGCAGCCAGGGTCAGCGCGGGCCCCCCGGAAAAAACGGAGGCCGCGCCGGGCAAGCTAGTGGGCCTGAAGCTGGGATTGGCTGCGCAGTAA
- a CDS encoding TonB-dependent siderophore receptor yields MPVVSLRTRLLPLAASLSLAFAPHAALAVNGASGQDDLTADDAKVMQAVQVTGARAQGLVPVTTEAGSFRGANIMDVPSTVNVITRELLEQQAVSGLYDAVRNTAGVTRQQNGGETWDQLVIRGIAVENRTNYRLNGSMPIMNFSQVPMENKERVEVLKGASALYYGFTSPAGVVNFVTKRAGSQPVTSMGLSLDDRGSAVANVDVGRRFGAQQEFGVRLNAAGGTLGSYLDHVGNGNRRFISTALDWRVTNKLLLKADLEYERRKVTEQAGVALPAAVKGVITLPRAVDPRQLIGPDWSAFEAQTKNAQLRADYAITDGWALTVEAGHSETARDRRLAIFRLNNAAALATGAGRITGNIQHSVTASDLLRFELAGNFHTGLIAHELTLGASRTDKSQDPIYQSNYTIASQNLYNPVPVTNVVFGPKPTSPTTAALDTRDTGLYALDRMVFSPQWQSVIGVRRSSYQSDQGASHYDVSKTTPMASLIYKATPELSFYASTARGLEEGETGPTGTVNQGVKMAPGVSKQKELGARWLTPAGTLLSAALFDITRPGYYTDASNVFTSDGEQRYRGLELSTQGKLTRQLSWQTSAQFLDPKFANINADYNGKAPENASKRTASAFLAYAFDAVPGLSVNGGAYYYSARPVNDLNQAFLGGVTLFSAGARYASRVMDKSVVWQLNVENLADKRYWAGAGTRLASGAPRAIKLSMKVDL; encoded by the coding sequence ATGCCTGTCGTTTCTCTCCGCACCCGCCTGCTTCCACTCGCCGCTTCGCTGTCGCTGGCCTTCGCTCCCCACGCCGCGCTGGCGGTCAATGGGGCCAGCGGCCAGGACGACTTGACGGCGGACGATGCGAAAGTCATGCAAGCCGTGCAAGTGACGGGCGCACGGGCACAAGGTCTGGTGCCCGTCACTACGGAGGCGGGCAGCTTTCGCGGCGCCAACATCATGGATGTGCCATCGACCGTTAACGTGATCACGCGCGAATTGCTGGAACAGCAAGCCGTCTCCGGCCTGTACGATGCCGTGCGCAATACGGCCGGCGTGACTCGCCAGCAAAATGGCGGCGAAACCTGGGACCAATTGGTGATACGCGGCATCGCCGTGGAAAACCGCACGAATTACCGCCTCAACGGTTCCATGCCCATCATGAACTTCTCGCAAGTACCCATGGAAAACAAGGAAAGGGTGGAAGTGCTGAAAGGCGCTTCGGCCCTGTACTACGGTTTCACCTCGCCGGCCGGCGTCGTCAACTTCGTCACCAAGCGGGCCGGCAGCCAGCCCGTCACCAGCATGGGCCTGAGCCTCGATGACCGGGGCAGTGCCGTGGCGAACGTCGACGTGGGCCGCCGTTTTGGCGCCCAGCAGGAATTCGGCGTGCGTCTGAATGCGGCCGGTGGCACCCTGGGTTCTTACCTGGACCATGTCGGCAACGGCAACCGCCGTTTTATCTCCACGGCGCTGGACTGGCGCGTGACCAACAAACTGCTGCTGAAGGCGGACCTGGAATACGAGCGCCGCAAGGTGACGGAGCAGGCGGGCGTGGCCTTGCCGGCCGCCGTGAAAGGCGTGATCACCTTGCCTCGCGCCGTCGATCCGCGCCAGCTGATCGGCCCCGACTGGTCCGCTTTCGAGGCGCAAACGAAAAACGCGCAATTGCGCGCCGATTACGCCATCACGGATGGCTGGGCCTTGACGGTGGAGGCGGGCCACTCGGAAACGGCGCGCGACCGCCGCCTGGCCATCTTTCGCCTGAACAATGCGGCGGCACTGGCCACGGGCGCGGGCCGCATCACGGGCAATATCCAGCACAGCGTGACGGCGTCGGACTTGCTGCGCTTTGAACTGGCCGGCAATTTCCACACGGGTTTGATTGCCCATGAACTGACCCTGGGCGCCTCGCGCACGGACAAGTCGCAAGACCCGATTTACCAGAGCAATTACACGATTGCGTCGCAAAACCTGTACAACCCTGTGCCCGTGACGAATGTCGTGTTCGGTCCCAAGCCAACTTCGCCCACGACGGCTGCGCTCGACACGCGCGATACGGGCTTGTACGCGCTCGACCGCATGGTCTTCAGCCCGCAATGGCAAAGCGTCATCGGCGTGCGCCGCAGCAGCTATCAAAGCGACCAGGGCGCCAGCCACTACGACGTCAGCAAGACGACGCCGATGGCCTCGCTGATTTACAAGGCCACGCCCGAACTGTCGTTCTACGCGTCCACGGCGCGGGGGCTGGAAGAGGGAGAGACAGGCCCGACGGGCACCGTCAACCAGGGCGTCAAGATGGCGCCCGGCGTGAGTAAACAAAAGGAACTGGGCGCGCGCTGGCTGACGCCTGCTGGCACCTTGCTGTCGGCCGCGCTGTTCGACATCACGCGCCCCGGCTATTACACGGATGCCAGCAATGTGTTTACGTCGGATGGCGAACAGCGCTACCGCGGCCTGGAACTGTCGACGCAGGGCAAGCTGACGCGCCAGCTGTCGTGGCAGACGTCGGCCCAGTTCCTCGACCCCAAGTTTGCCAATATCAATGCCGATTACAACGGCAAGGCGCCGGAAAACGCTTCCAAGCGCACGGCCAGCGCCTTCCTCGCCTACGCGTTTGACGCTGTGCCGGGCCTGTCCGTCAACGGCGGCGCGTATTACTACAGCGCCCGTCCCGTCAACGATTTGAACCAGGCCTTCCTGGGCGGAGTGACACTGTTCAGTGCGGGCGCCCGCTATGCGAGCCGCGTGATGGACAAGTCTGTCGTGTGGCAGCTGAACGTGGAAAACCTTGCCGACAAGCGCTACTGGGCCGGCGCCGGCACGCGCCTGGCCTCGGGTGCGCCGCGCGCCATCAAGCTGTCGATGAAGGTGGATTTGTAA
- a CDS encoding DUF2946 domain-containing protein, with amino-acid sequence MFISKSKASIVLWIACIAIFLATLAPTVSRALTVASGMAVPSLEICSVAGGMQAMPIRYSAEQPSAPEKSGMRMADCPCCSMHADTLSIPPTSLVLASGELLTGLLPELFYQSATPLFAWTPVQPRGPPAAF; translated from the coding sequence ATGTTCATCAGCAAAAGCAAGGCTAGCATCGTCCTGTGGATCGCGTGTATCGCCATCTTCCTGGCCACGCTCGCCCCTACGGTGTCGCGCGCGCTGACGGTCGCCAGCGGCATGGCCGTGCCCAGCCTGGAAATCTGCTCGGTGGCGGGCGGCATGCAAGCCATGCCCATCCGCTACAGCGCGGAGCAGCCATCGGCGCCTGAAAAATCGGGCATGCGCATGGCTGATTGCCCCTGCTGCAGCATGCATGCTGACACTTTATCGATTCCGCCCACCTCTCTCGTGCTCGCTTCCGGAGAACTGCTCACGGGCTTGCTGCCCGAGCTGTTCTACCAGTCCGCCACGCCGCTGTTCGCCTGGACGCCCGTCCAGCCCCGTGGCCCGCCCGCCGCTTTCTGA
- a CDS encoding TonB-dependent receptor, with amino-acid sequence MKHLPLLISLAIAMPALAQSRNEADSTVLPEMKVIVTAIGDGYRPVADTALMLSSTPGYSVAAGGGVSGLPVVNGFADDRIKIRIDGMELTSACANHMNAPLSYIDPQQVQRIRLIAGVTPVSAGGDSIAGTIEVQSNVPVFAQPGAPLLTQGSFAVSGRSVNNSVATSVHASAASDSLSVGYSGAYTRGHSYDDGHGNKVLGSMFESINQAIVLAAKGQGQQLTLRAGVQHIPYQGFPNQYMDMTDNHGQFANLAYKGEFGWGVLDARAYWQQTDHEMGFFTPERTGTMPMLTHGRNTGYALMASLPTGMGELRLGQEWHGFRLDDYWPAVPGSMMMGPRTYLNINDGKRDRTVLFGELETRHDARWTSVLGLRGESVRMDTGDVQSYGTNMMNMPDVMAARAFNARDRSQRDTNIDASAQATFTPDAASNYAFALARKVRSPNLYERYSWGRGSMAMTMTNWFGDGNGYVGDIDLKPETAYTAAFTADWHGGGEEGWFLRVNPYYSKVDNYIDVDVLASFHPYMKMGANGNLLRFANHDAKLYGANVAWQLPLASSARWGRFMATGNAAYTRGKRSDGGDLYRMMPFNALLAVEHKLGAWSSRIETKIVARKDKVDARRFEPETGGYALVNLRSSVALSKMASLSAGVSNLFNRTYADPLGGVYLSGLKANGGELQALPAEGRSIDLGLQLKF; translated from the coding sequence ATGAAACATTTACCGTTATTGATTTCCCTCGCCATCGCCATGCCTGCCTTGGCGCAATCCCGCAATGAAGCAGATAGCACCGTCCTGCCCGAGATGAAAGTCATCGTTACGGCCATTGGTGATGGCTACCGGCCCGTCGCCGACACGGCGCTGATGCTCAGCAGTACGCCTGGCTATAGCGTGGCGGCAGGCGGCGGGGTGTCCGGCTTGCCAGTGGTCAATGGCTTTGCGGATGACCGCATCAAGATTCGCATCGACGGCATGGAATTGACGTCGGCCTGTGCCAATCACATGAATGCGCCGCTTTCCTACATTGATCCGCAACAAGTGCAGCGCATACGCCTGATCGCCGGCGTCACGCCCGTCAGCGCGGGCGGCGACAGCATAGCCGGCACCATCGAGGTGCAATCGAACGTACCCGTGTTCGCCCAGCCCGGCGCGCCGCTGTTGACGCAAGGCAGCTTTGCCGTGTCGGGCCGCAGCGTCAACAATAGCGTGGCGACCAGCGTGCATGCCTCGGCCGCCAGCGACAGCCTGAGCGTCGGCTACAGCGGCGCCTATACACGCGGCCACAGCTATGACGATGGTCATGGCAACAAGGTGCTGGGCAGCATGTTCGAGAGCATCAACCAGGCCATCGTGCTGGCGGCAAAAGGCCAGGGCCAGCAGCTGACCCTGCGCGCCGGCGTGCAGCACATCCCGTACCAGGGCTTTCCGAACCAGTATATGGACATGACGGACAACCACGGCCAGTTCGCCAATCTCGCTTACAAGGGCGAATTCGGCTGGGGCGTGCTTGATGCGCGTGCCTACTGGCAACAGACGGACCATGAAATGGGCTTTTTTACGCCCGAGCGCACTGGCACGATGCCGATGCTGACGCACGGGCGCAACACGGGCTATGCGTTGATGGCCAGCCTGCCCACGGGCATGGGCGAGTTGCGCCTGGGGCAGGAGTGGCACGGTTTTCGCCTCGACGATTACTGGCCGGCCGTACCCGGTTCCATGATGATGGGGCCGCGCACCTATCTGAACATCAACGACGGCAAGCGCGACCGCACCGTGCTGTTCGGCGAACTGGAAACGCGCCACGATGCGCGCTGGACGAGCGTGCTGGGCTTGCGCGGCGAATCCGTGCGCATGGACACGGGCGACGTGCAATCGTATGGGACCAATATGATGAACATGCCGGACGTGATGGCCGCCAGGGCCTTCAATGCGCGCGACCGGAGCCAGCGCGACACGAATATTGATGCCTCGGCGCAAGCGACCTTCACACCGGACGCTGCCAGCAACTATGCATTCGCGCTGGCGCGCAAGGTGCGCTCGCCGAATCTGTACGAGCGCTACTCGTGGGGCCGCGGTTCGATGGCCATGACCATGACCAATTGGTTTGGCGATGGCAACGGTTACGTGGGCGATATCGACCTCAAGCCCGAGACGGCTTACACGGCAGCCTTCACGGCCGACTGGCATGGCGGCGGCGAGGAGGGCTGGTTCCTGCGCGTCAATCCCTATTACAGCAAGGTCGACAATTACATCGATGTCGATGTGCTGGCGTCTTTCCACCCGTATATGAAAATGGGCGCGAACGGCAATTTGCTGCGCTTCGCCAACCACGACGCCAAGCTGTACGGCGCCAATGTGGCATGGCAGCTGCCGCTGGCCAGCAGCGCACGCTGGGGCCGCTTCATGGCGACGGGCAATGCTGCTTACACGCGGGGCAAGCGCAGCGATGGTGGCGACCTCTACCGCATGATGCCGTTCAACGCCTTGCTGGCCGTCGAGCACAAGCTGGGCGCCTGGAGCAGCCGCATCGAAACGAAGATCGTTGCCCGCAAGGACAAGGTCGACGCCCGCCGCTTTGAGCCGGAAACGGGCGGCTATGCCCTCGTGAACCTGCGCAGCAGCGTGGCATTGAGCAAGATGGCTAGCCTGAGCGCGGGCGTGAGCAACCTGTTCAATCGCACGTATGCGGACCCGCTCGGTGGCGTGTATTTGTCGGGCTTGAAGGCGAACGGTGGCGAGCTGCAAGCCTTGCCGGCCGAGGGCCGGTCGATTGATCTAGGGCTGCAGCTCAAGTTCTAA
- a CDS encoding D-serine ammonia-lyase produces MLPTSAIAALREKFPLITDLMALQPLSWFNPGIAPSAEALNDVGLTAADVADASARLARFAPYLAKAFPETQASGGIIESPVVPLPAMQAALGLALGMTSGQLWLKQDSHLPISGSIKARGGIYEVLKHAEMLALDAGLLKEGDDYSLLASDAVRAFFGQYAIAVGSTGNLGLSIGIMSARLGFRATVHMSADARQWKKDKLRSHGVTVVEYATDYSVAVEAGRRQAESDPTCHFVDDENSHDLFLGYAVAGQRLKAQFDANGVNVDADHPLFVYLPCGVGGGPGGVAFGLKLAFGDAVHCVFVEPTHSPCMLLGVYTGLHEAISVQEIGIDNLTAADGLAVGRPSGFVGRAMQRLIDGYATVTDEELYRLLATLEQTQGLRLEPSAVAGFAGIAPVLAAPQYQQHLETATHLVWGTGGSMVPQEEMAAYVARGRALLVAGAA; encoded by the coding sequence ATGCTGCCCACTTCCGCCATCGCCGCGCTGCGCGAAAAATTTCCCCTGATTACAGACCTGATGGCCTTGCAGCCCTTGAGCTGGTTCAATCCCGGCATCGCGCCGTCGGCCGAAGCCTTGAACGACGTGGGCTTGACGGCTGCTGACGTGGCGGACGCCAGCGCGCGCCTGGCGCGCTTTGCGCCGTATCTGGCCAAGGCATTTCCTGAAACGCAGGCCAGCGGCGGCATCATCGAGTCGCCCGTCGTGCCGCTGCCTGCCATGCAGGCGGCGCTGGGTTTGGCGTTAGGCATGACGAGCGGTCAGCTATGGCTCAAGCAGGATAGCCATTTGCCCATTTCCGGCTCCATCAAGGCGCGTGGCGGCATCTATGAAGTGCTGAAGCACGCGGAAATGCTGGCGCTGGACGCGGGTTTGCTCAAGGAGGGCGACGATTACAGCCTGCTGGCCAGCGACGCCGTGCGGGCGTTTTTCGGCCAGTACGCGATCGCCGTCGGTTCCACGGGCAATCTGGGCTTGTCGATCGGCATCATGAGCGCGCGTCTGGGCTTTCGCGCCACCGTGCACATGTCGGCTGACGCGCGCCAGTGGAAAAAGGATAAATTGCGCAGCCATGGCGTCACCGTCGTCGAGTACGCGACCGACTACAGCGTGGCCGTGGAAGCGGGGCGCAGGCAGGCGGAGAGCGACCCGACCTGCCACTTCGTCGACGATGAAAATTCGCACGATCTGTTTCTCGGCTACGCGGTGGCGGGCCAGCGCCTGAAAGCCCAGTTCGACGCAAACGGCGTCAATGTGGATGCGGATCACCCCCTGTTCGTGTATTTGCCGTGTGGCGTGGGCGGCGGCCCCGGCGGCGTGGCCTTCGGCTTGAAGCTGGCGTTTGGCGATGCTGTTCACTGCGTCTTCGTCGAACCGACCCACTCGCCGTGCATGCTGCTGGGTGTGTACACGGGCTTGCATGAAGCCATCAGCGTGCAGGAGATCGGCATCGACAACCTCACGGCCGCCGATGGCCTGGCCGTGGGCCGGCCTTCCGGCTTCGTCGGGCGCGCCATGCAGCGGTTGATCGACGGCTACGCCACCGTCACGGATGAAGAACTGTACCGTTTGCTGGCGACGCTTGAGCAAACGCAAGGCTTGCGTTTGGAACCGTCCGCCGTGGCCGGTTTCGCGGGCATAGCACCTGTGCTGGCCGCGCCGCAATATCAGCAGCACCTGGAAACGGCGACGCACCTGGTGTGGGGTACGGGCGGCAGCATGGTGCCGCAAGAGGAAATGGCCGCCTACGTGGCCCGTGGCCGCGCACTGCTGGTGGCCGGAGCCGCCTGA
- the dsdC gene encoding DNA-binding transcriptional regulator DsdC, which produces MPAGAPLKATLTASQFANLHTFLVAARHASFALAAQELALTPSAVSHRIARLEASLGLRLFERLTRQVKLTQDGERIFAALQIGWDGLHAAIAGGDTLAGSITVHARPSVAQCWLVPRLAGFAAQYPALSIDLRVGNDSVDFRAGQVDLALHYGDGSFPGLASRKLMDEWLAPVCSPAYAREHGLFDAPQQLSGATVLHDTLAWPACAPDAEWRLWLDAQAPEVNLPVRSLRFDRADLCAQAAIHHAGVAMGRRQLVQPWLASGQLVLPFGGFTLASPQAYYLVHAARPLPARVQALLDWLLGQGRGQTRRV; this is translated from the coding sequence ATGCCGGCCGGCGCGCCGCTCAAGGCCACGCTGACGGCCAGCCAGTTCGCCAACCTGCACACCTTCCTGGTGGCGGCGCGCCACGCCAGCTTCGCGCTGGCCGCGCAGGAACTGGCGCTCACGCCCAGCGCCGTCAGCCACCGCATCGCCCGCCTGGAAGCGAGCCTGGGCCTGCGCCTGTTCGAACGATTGACGCGGCAGGTAAAACTGACGCAAGACGGCGAACGCATCTTCGCCGCGCTGCAAATTGGCTGGGATGGCTTGCATGCGGCCATTGCCGGCGGCGATACGCTGGCGGGCAGCATCACCGTGCATGCGCGCCCCTCGGTGGCGCAATGCTGGCTGGTGCCACGCCTGGCAGGGTTCGCTGCGCAATATCCGGCATTGTCGATTGACTTGCGTGTGGGCAATGATAGCGTGGACTTTCGCGCGGGCCAGGTCGACCTGGCCTTGCACTATGGCGACGGCAGCTTCCCCGGCCTCGCATCGCGCAAGCTGATGGACGAATGGCTGGCCCCCGTGTGCAGTCCCGCGTATGCACGCGAGCACGGCTTGTTTGACGCGCCGCAACAGCTGTCCGGCGCGACGGTGCTGCACGACACCCTGGCCTGGCCCGCCTGCGCGCCCGATGCCGAGTGGCGCCTGTGGCTGGACGCGCAGGCGCCAGAGGTGAACTTGCCCGTGCGCAGCCTGCGTTTCGACCGCGCCGACCTGTGCGCGCAGGCGGCCATCCACCACGCGGGCGTGGCCATGGGCCGGCGCCAGCTGGTGCAGCCGTGGCTGGCTAGCGGCCAGCTGGTCTTGCCGTTTGGCGGATTTACCCTGGCCAGCCCGCAGGCGTATTACCTCGTGCATGCCGCCCGGCCACTGCCGGCGAGAGTGCAGGCGCTGCTGGATTGGTTGCTGGGGCAAGGCCGGGGTCAGACCCGGCGGGTCTGA